In the genome of Sphaeramia orbicularis chromosome 13, fSphaOr1.1, whole genome shotgun sequence, one region contains:
- the rtn4rl1b gene encoding reticulon-4 receptor-like 1b — protein MFKRGCGLEFLLVLCGLEFSWSCPRHCICYTAPSTVSCQAHNFLSVPEGIPPDSERIFLQNNKIHRLLRGHFSTNTVTLWIYSNNITYIEPSTFHGFTLLEELDLGDNRHLRSLAEDTFHGLNRLNALHLYRCGLSSLPNNIFQGLRNLQYLYLQDNHLKFLQDDTFMDLHNLSHLFLHGNHLWSLNQNTFRGLRALDRLLLHQNQIEWVDRLAFHDLKRLTTLYLFNNSLIQLSGQCLDTLPALEYLRLNDNPWSCDCKALSLWEWLKRFRGSTSAVGCQAPPNMVGKDLKELRKEDFPNCSPTVPNSESRAQTNNLSGTVNPSMNRGVVAGSGGQTHIVHPSRPGRSRNCTKPRNRVSKGKGDNEVHHSKEVMADKEDSSPDFTDGGKHDHTSPDGTVTRRKHKCGPRTTVRPPSGVQQANNRASLSQSSLYVYALLVALVTTNTDYILR, from the exons GCTGTGGGTTGGAGTTCCTGCTGGTTCTCTGTGGGCTCGAGTTTTCCTGGTCCTGCCCTCGTCACTGTATCTGCTACACTGCACCCAGCACCGTCTCCTGCCAAGCCCACAACTTCCTGTCAGTCCCAGAAGGCATTCCTCCTGACAGTGAGCGCATTTTCCTACAGAACAATAAGATCCATCGCTTACTTCGGGGTCACTTCAGCACCAACACGGTCACCCTCTGGATTTACTCCAACAACATCACATACATTGAACCCTCAACCTTCCACGGCTTCACGTTGCTCGAGGAGCTGGATCTTGGAGACAACCGTCATCTGCGCTCTCTGGCTGAGGACACCTTTCATGGACTGAATCGGCTAAATGCGCTACACCTGTACAGATGTGGGCTCAGTTCACTTCCTAACAACATCTTCCAAGGCCTCAGAAACTTGCAGTATCTCTACTTGCAG GATAATCATTTGAAGTTCCTGCAGGATGACACCTTTATGGACCTCCACAACTTGAGCCACTTGTTCCTGCATGGAAATCATCTGTGGAGCCTTAACCAGAACACCTTCAGAGGCCTTCGGGCCTTGGATCGTCTGCTTCTGCACCAAAACCAGATTGAATGGGTTGACCGCCTGGCCTTCCATGACTTAAAACGCCTCACTACCCTCTACTTGTTCAACAACTCTCTGATACAGTTATCTGGGCAGTGCCTTGACACGCTGCCTGCCCTGGAATACCTACGCCTAAACGACAACccctggtcatgtgactgcaaGGCTCTGTCACTGTGGGAATGGTTGAAACGCTTTCGAGGTTCGACATCTGCCGTAGGTTGCCAGGCACCACCTAATATGGTTGGGAAAGATCTCAAGGAGCTTCGCAAAGAGGACTTCCCTAACTGTTCACCAACTGTACCTAATTCAGAGTCCAGAGCCCAGACTAATAATTTATCTGGCACAGTGAACCCATCCATGAATCGTGGTGTGGTGGCTGGCTCTGGAGGGCAGACCCACATAGTGCATCCCTCGAGACCTGGTCGTTCTCGGAACTGCACAAAGCCTCGTAATAGGGTGAGCAAAGGAAAGGGTGACAATGAAGTTCATCACTCAAAAGAGGTCATGGCAGACAAGGAGGATTCCTCCCCAGATTTTACAGATGGGGGAAAACATGATCATACATCACCAGACGGCACCGTCACACGGAGGAAGCACAAGTGCGGTCCCCGGACCACTGTTCGCCCACCCAGTGGGGTACAGCAAGCCAACAACAGGGCATCTTTATCCCAGTCCTCACTATATGTCTACGCCCTCTTGGTGGCCTTGGTAACAACAAACACTGACTATATTCTCCGCTGA